A region of the Rhodospirillaceae bacterium genome:
CTACGATTGACGCTGGCAGGTGAAAAGTTGGAAGCTAAGTTGACGAAACAACAGAGCCACCGCATTGCAGAGGCCTATCGCGCGGCCGGAGCCCCCGCCATCAACGGATTTCGTGAAATTCTCAGGGGGATCATTAACGTGGAAGACCGCAACCGAATTTCTGGCTAATGTATTTCTGGCTAATGTAGTGTGGTGTTAATGTTATTCTGACGTAATTCGGGGTGGAATGGCTGCGATGAATACCGATATGCCGCATATCCTTGCCGTGGATGATGACGACCGGCTGCGCGAATTGCTGAGAAAGTTTCTCAGCGAGAACGGATTTCGCGTTTCTGCCGCCCGCGATGCGGCGGATGCCAGAATCAAATTAGCGGCGTTAGAATTTGATCTAATGGTGCTCGATCTGATGATGCCCGGCGAAAACGGTCTCGACTTTGCCGCCGACCTGCGCAAGACAAGTTCCATCCCCATCCTAATGCTGACCGCCATGGCCGAGACTGAGGATCGCATCACCGGCTTGGAAAAAGGGGCCGATGATTATCTGACAAAACCGTTTGAGCCGAGAGAACTTTTGCTCCGCATCAATAATATTTTGCGCCGCCAGCCGGACCCCATCGAGGATCTAAGCGATATTCAAATGGGAGACGTCGTGTTTGATCGAACCCATGACACCCTGAGCCGGGAAGGAGACCTCATTCGCCTGACATCGGTGGAAGCCGCTCTCCTGAAGGTTCTGGCGGAACAACCCAATTTGGTGCTAAGCCGCGAGGAATTAATTGACCGGACCGGTGCCGCAGGAGGCGGACGCGCCGTTGACGTTCAAGTCACCCGGTTGCGACGCAAGATCGAACAAGACCCCAAATTGCCACGCTATCTCCAGACCGTGCGCGGCAAGGGTTATGTACTGAGGCCCGACTAAGTGATTAAGAAGTATCTCCCCCGCAGTCTGCTTGGCCGGTCACTGATGATCATCGTGACGCCGCTTATTCTGTTGCAAGTGGTGTCCGGGCTGATCTTTTATGAAAGTCATTGGGACAAAGTCTCGCTTCGCCTGGCCCGGGGTGTGGCCGGCGATATTTCCGCTGTCGTCGAATTAATGCGGGAAAACCCAAGTGCAGACGGGCAAATTCGAGTCTTTAACCTTGCCGCCCGGCACTTGGATATAATTGGGACGCTGAAGCCAAAGAAAATTCTCTCCAACAAATCGCCTGTGGGCCGAAATCTTATGGAGCGGATGTTGATTCGGGCCATTCGCGAACGGATTCAGAAACCGTTTCAAATCGACACAGTCTCTCTCAACCGGCATGTCATCGTACGGATTCAATTACCGCAAGGAATTCTAGAAATAATTACCTCGCGCAAGCGATTGTTCAGTTCCACCACCTATGTCTTCGTCCTCTGGATGGTCGGGACATCGCTTCTGCTGTTTGGTGTCGCCACTATTTTCATGCGTAATCAGGTTAAATCCATTCGCCGCTTGGCGACCGCTGCCGATGACTTCGGAAAAGGTCGGGAAGGTGCAGACTTCAAGATGGAAGGCGCGTCTGAAGTCCGCCAAGCCGCCCACGCCTTCTTGGTCATGCGCGAACGTATTCTTCGCCAGGTCGGCGAACGCACAAAAATGCTCGCCGGTGTCTCCCATGATCTCCGCACCCCTCTGACCCGCATGAAACTACAGATGGCATTGCTGGGCACACAAGATGGCGTTGATGAACTCAAAGAAGATGTTGATGAGATGGAACATATGCTGGAAGGCTACCTCGCCTTTGCCAGAGGCGAAGGGGCCGAAGCTCCTGAGCCAGCGAACCTGAGTGCTCTCCTAGATGAGGTCGTCGCCCAGTCTCGTCGTAAGGGCGGCCACGTGGATTTTCATTCTGAAGGAGAAATCACGCTGCATCTCCGTCGCAATGCCTTCAAGCGTTGCGTCACGAACTTGATCGATAATGCCATTCGCTATGCCGATCACGTCTCTGTCCGCGCCGGACAACGCGGTGATCATATCGATATCACAATTGACGATGACGGACCGGGTATCCCTGAGGATCAACGCGATGATGCCTTCAAACCCTTCCATCGGCTGGAAGATTCACGCAATCCATCGACCGGCGGTGTTGGCCTGGGCCTGACCATCGCCCGCGACGTCATTCGCAGCCATGGCGGGTCCATTTCGCTTGAAGAGTCCCCCTTAGGCGGCCTCCGTGCGCGGTTGCGACTACCAATTTAGTATGGCTAGTTCGCAACACTCGAAGTTCTGGATATGGTGGCTGGTGGGGGCCGTTGGGCTAGGGGCCTTAATTGTTTGGCTCGCTTCCCTATTTCCTGAAACCCTTGAAAGCGACGAAGCCCAAATGGGCCTCTTGCATTCTGTTCTGGTGCTGGCCTTGGTTTCCAGCGGGCTTGCGGCCCACCGCAAACTTCGGCCCGGACATGTTCTCCGCAATGCCGCCATCTGGCTGGCCATCGCGTCGGTTCTGTTCATTGGCTATAGCTATCGGCATGACTTAGGCGCTGTAAAAGATCGTGTCGTCGGCGAATTGCTGCCCCA
Encoded here:
- a CDS encoding response regulator, which gives rise to MNTDMPHILAVDDDDRLRELLRKFLSENGFRVSAARDAADARIKLAALEFDLMVLDLMMPGENGLDFAADLRKTSSIPILMLTAMAETEDRITGLEKGADDYLTKPFEPRELLLRINNILRRQPDPIEDLSDIQMGDVVFDRTHDTLSREGDLIRLTSVEAALLKVLAEQPNLVLSREELIDRTGAAGGGRAVDVQVTRLRRKIEQDPKLPRYLQTVRGKGYVLRPD
- a CDS encoding HAMP domain-containing protein, with the translated sequence MIIVTPLILLQVVSGLIFYESHWDKVSLRLARGVAGDISAVVELMRENPSADGQIRVFNLAARHLDIIGTLKPKKILSNKSPVGRNLMERMLIRAIRERIQKPFQIDTVSLNRHVIVRIQLPQGILEIITSRKRLFSSTTYVFVLWMVGTSLLLFGVATIFMRNQVKSIRRLATAADDFGKGREGADFKMEGASEVRQAAHAFLVMRERILRQVGERTKMLAGVSHDLRTPLTRMKLQMALLGTQDGVDELKEDVDEMEHMLEGYLAFARGEGAEAPEPANLSALLDEVVAQSRRKGGHVDFHSEGEITLHLRRNAFKRCVTNLIDNAIRYADHVSVRAGQRGDHIDITIDDDGPGIPEDQRDDAFKPFHRLEDSRNPSTGGVGLGLTIARDVIRSHGGSISLEESPLGGLRARLRLPI